A region from the Drosophila takahashii strain IR98-3 E-12201 chromosome 2L, DtakHiC1v2, whole genome shotgun sequence genome encodes:
- the LOC108055255 gene encoding serine/threonine-protein kinase 11-interacting protein isoform X3 codes for MDPQKITELASLLRQNGDKILSSEFTLTLSGSLLRALNDSFTLIADIEIGSCAGSHQHQSFQVVKPINAKSSVFPDLQLVHDFVQKTSLLRLTYFPSELYFEGAIDIAKFRALRRLEVNKINIGQVVGILPLRAQLQHLICVRSLTSVDDIIIRCGGDNSNGFVWNELQTADFSYNSLRSVDSALEFAQHLQHLNLRHNKLTSVASIKWLPHLKTLDLSYNCLTHLPQFHMEACKRLQLLNISNNYVEELLDVAKLDALSNLDLSDNCLLEHSQLLPLSALLTLTVLNLQGNPLACNPKHRLATAQYLSKIAASGKFVLDFEPLSKAEKVLTGTQKWRYIGSLNHRQHRSRSVSINGSSASINTSDGSQFSSFGSQRSMTVKGKDYPVEAEPPMAVDASQSSKRIPSKKIRTVDIEENVESEPETASVSSQKPQSDSEEGTDSSHLETKKQIETLRLTYGNEWLKTGNAELMLGVESPQPTERERNEARQLFKEFLGEFSGSSKARLVPQADSEYISISSTPTNNVLLNTTFDTMLTPIKLDANDTSGQTLYETCTEGEVTKYESINNTGKMSAEQQLPDKHEEFLRLYANSSSASQIEDQVSDAESDEETYIVYHEHKPSEALFLTISSNFLREKDTLTERTKTKWSLKILESCERVKSNTLRIIFDTIRKDKQERIYCVENTLCQELEKKLRDILSQRDLTEMNISIYRCVNCLTQFTIEQKSKRYGTKDLRCPDCRSVYVAEVTELSSSLTKPSGNDAAEPKLSPAMIVEEISVETTIGTAIKEESNSIGSANSLNESSSCSKITNSQSSFDSNQSVVGSSNTDRDLEFRANESDVDIISNPSQSSIEVLDQNYVQSASRKTSEERRISQLPNLDTIRDDIVKSKSFIERELQPPQAEQAQDVALSAPSRAVSQVPLTESSSSGSVTDSICTTYEHPGIDAPHNLLSSLLTESANSQLSSTDADLNSNLKRAEEVSLLPFASVFQSTNLLMSSSKKLLESECSVLGTQPYKFNYSDFNDIDHRIKLHLYQEKFKEDGEHFKWLAKGRVYNEQTHVLFEGLVVMSNCKCYLMESFALPQDDVAKWLRQVARVSVDRLVAIQLLPWKLGLSFALRDCVGFMLMLHDTLRTDSLLHYLRRNPLPEQCELIYQPSITLSNQLQTIASEPVRMCSLLPSCQRIFEQEKNTFEPCLLLITESHLYISGNGKFPWLSNKMPDKSIHPELSLSQTLSNLVGVERVTDQNYEINFIDETQNKCEIWQLLFETHTNAACCLNVIGKGWEQLFGVPFSLS; via the exons ATGGATCCGCAGAAGATCACAGAGCTGGCCAGCCTGCTCCGCCAGAACGGCGACAAAATATTGAGCTCCGAGTTTACCTTGACGTTATCAG GTTCCCTCTTGAGGGCGCTGAACGACTCCTTCACCCTGATCGCGGATATTGAGATTGGTTCCTGCGCGGGGTCCCACCAGCATCAGTCCTTCCAGGTGGTCAAGCCCATCAACGCAAAGTCCAGTGTCTTTCCCGACCTGCAGTTAGTCCACGACTTTGTGCAAAAGACTTCGCTGCTGAGGCTGACCTACTTCCCCAGTGAGCTCTATTTCGAGGGCGCCATCGACATCGCGAAGTTCCGAGCATTGCGGCGGCTCGAGGTAAACAAAATCAACATCGGCCAGGTGGTGGGAATCCTACCACTGCGCGCTCAGCTGCAGCACCTGATCTGCGTGAGGAGCCTGACTAGCGTGGACGACATTATCATACGCTGCGGCGGTGACAACTCCAACGGCTTTGTGTGGAACGAACTGCAGACTGCCGACTTTAGCTACAATAGTTTGCGCAGCGTGGACTCCGCCCTGGAGTTTGCCCAGCACCTTCAACATTTAAATCTACGGCACAACAAACTTACCAGCGTTGCCTCCATCAAATGGCTACCGCACCTGAAAACTCTGGACCTGAGCTACAACTGCCTCACGCACCTTCCGCAGTTTCACATGGAGGCCTGTAAGCGGCTGCAGTTGCTCAACATTAGCAACAATTACGTAGAGGAGCTACTGGACGTGGCAAAGCTGGATGCTTTGAGCAACTTGGATCTGTCAGATAACTGCTTGTTGGAGCATTCGCAACTCCTCCCCCTAAGTGCCTTGCTTACCCTGACCGTATTGAACCTGCAGGGCAATCCGCTTGCCTGCAATCCGAAACATCGGCTGGCGACAGCGCAGTATCTGAGCAAGATCGCGGCGTCGGGGAAGTTTGTTTTGGACTTTGAGCCACTTTCTAAGGCGGAGAAGGTGCTGACGGGCACCCAGAAGTGGCGTTACATAGGCTCGCTTAACCACCGCCAACACAGAAGTAGGTCTGTGTCCATTAATGGCTCTAGTGCTTCCATAAATACCAGCGATGGCTCCCAGTTTTCCAGCTTTGGCTCCCAACGTTCGATGACAGTCAAGGGAAAGGATTACCCAGTGGAAGCAGAACCGCCGATGGCAGTAGACGCCTCGCAATCTAGCAAAAGGATACCATCGAAAAAGATCCGCACAGTGGATATAGAGGAGAATGTTGAGAGTGAGCCGGAAACAGCCTCAGTTTCTTCTCAAAAACCCCAATCCGACTCCGAAGAGGGAACCGATTCTTCCCACCTTGAGACCAAAAAGCAAATCGAGACACTTCGTCTTACTTATGGCAATGAATGGTTAAAGACCGGCAATGCTGAGCTGATGCTAGGGGTCGAATCGCCGCAACCAACTGAACGTGAACGCAACGAGGCTCGTCAGCTGTTCAAGGAGTTCTTAGGGGAATTCTCAGGGTCATCAAAAGCGAGACTTGTTCCTCAAGCAGATTCTGAGTATATCAGCATTAGCTCCACTCCCACGAACAACGTTTTGTTAAATACCACCTTTGATACCATGCTGACCCCTATCAAGTTGGATGCGAACGATACTAGTGGGCAAACTCTTTATGAGACCTGCACTGAAGGGGAAGTAACAAAATACGAGAGCATTAACAATACCGGGAAAATGTCGGCTGAGCAACAGTTACCCGATAAGCACGAGGAGTTTTTGAGACTCTATGCAAATAGCTCCAGTGCTAGTCAGATTGAGGACCAGG TATCCGATGCCGAGTCTGACGAGGAAACCTACATAGTTTATCATGAACATAAGCCGAGCGAAGCGTTGTTTCTCACCATATCATCGAATTTCTTACGCGAAAAAGACACGCTAACCGAAAG GACCAAAACCAAATGGAGTCTAAAAATTCTGGAGTCATGCGAGCGTGTCAAGTCCAATACCTTGCGAATTATTTTTGACACGATTCGAAAGGATAAACAGGAGCGTATATATTGTGTGGAGAATACATTGTGCCAG GAACTGGAAAAGAAACTGCGAGACATTCTCTCTCAGCGTGATTTAACCGAAATGAATATTTCCATCTATCGCTGTGTAAATTGTCTAACTCAATTTACTATTGAGCAAAAAAGCAAGCGATATGGAACAAAAG aCCTGCGTTGTCCAGACTGTCGCAGTGTCTATGTGGCTGAAGTGACGGAATTGTCCTCATCTTTGACCAAACCTTCTGGAAACGATGCGGCAGAGCCCAAACTTTCCCCCGCCATGATTGTTGAGGAAATCTCTGTAGAGACAACTATTGGGACGGCAATAAAGGAAGAGAGCAACAGCATTG GTTCCGCCAATTCGCTAAACGAGAGCAGTTCTTGCTCAAAAATTACAAACTCGCAGAGCTCTTTCGACTCTAATCAATCCGTGGTGGGTAGCTCTAACACGGATCGTGATTTAGAGTTTCGGGCGAACGAAAGTGATGTGGACATCATCTCCAATCCGAGCCAGTCAAGCATAGAGGTCCTTGATCAGAACTACGTGCAGAGCGCCAGTCGTAAGACTTCAGAAGAGCGCCGCATATCCCAGCTGCCGAATCTGGACACGATACGCGATGACATAGTGAAATCTAAAAGCTTCATCGAAAGAGAGTTGCAACCGCCTCAGGCGGAGCAGGCCCAGGACGTAGCTCTTTCAGCTCCCTCAAGAGCTGTGTCCCAAGTTCCGCTTACAGAGAGCAGCTCGTCAGGATCTGTAACCGACAGCATTTGTACAACCTACGAGCATCCGGGCATCGATGCACCTCATAATCTTTTAAGTTCTCTGCTTACTGAATCGGCAAATAGCCAACTAAGTAGCACAGATGCGGACTTAAATAGCAATTTGAAAAGAGCCGAGGAAGTCAGCCTTCTACCGTTCGCATCGGTATTTCAATCAACTAACCTGCTCATGTCCAGTTCAAAGAAGCTATTGGAGTCGGAATGTAGCGTCTTGGGTACCCAGCCCTACAAGTTTAACTACAGCGACTTTAATGATATTGATCATCGTATAAAGCTCCACTTATACCAGGAAAAGTTTAAAGAGGATGGTGAGCATTTTAAGTGGTTGGCAAAGGGACGCGTATATAACGAGCAGACCCATGTCTTGTTTGAAGGACTCGTGGTGATGTCCAACTGCAAGTGCTATCTAATGGAGTCGTTTGCATTACCGCAAGACGATGTCGCCAAGTGGCTGCGGCAGGTCGCACGTGTGTCGGTTGATCGATTAGTAGCGATTCAGCTGCTGCCCTGGAAACTTGGATTGTCCTTCGCCTTAAGGGATTGCGTCGGATTTATGTTGATGTTGCACGATACACTGAGGACCGACAGCTTACTTCATTACTTGCGAC gtaatCCTCTGCCAGAGCAGTGCGAACTGATTTACCAACCATCCATCACCCTCAGCAATCAGTTGCAGACTATTGCATCCGAACCCGTTAGGATGTGCTCCCTCCTTCCCAGCTGCCAGCGGATTTTTGAGCAAGAAAAGAACACCTTTGAACCCTGTCTGCTCCTAATCACGGAGTCACATTTGTATATATCAGGAAATGGCAAATTCCCATGGCTATCAAACAAAATGCCGGATAAATCAATACACCCAGAACTAAGTCTCAGCCAGACCTTAAGCAATTTGGTAGGCGTGGAACGCGTCACAGATCAAAATTATGAGATCAACTTCATCGACGAGACCCAAAACAAGTGCGAGATATGGCAGTTGCTGTTCGAAACGCACACCAACGCCGCTTGTTGCCTGAATGTGATCGGAAAAGGATGGGAACAGCTTTTTGGAGTGCCATTCAGTCTCTCTTGA